The following proteins come from a genomic window of Sorex araneus isolate mSorAra2 chromosome 1, mSorAra2.pri, whole genome shotgun sequence:
- the LOC101557879 gene encoding 39S ribosomal protein L14, mitochondrial-like, whose protein sequence is MACVAGLWGPCTHVSRALGLRGFSTTGSLGAIQKMTRVRVVDNSALGNTPYHRPPRCIHVYNKSGVGKVGHRILLAIKGQKKKALIVGHRMPSPRRTPRFDSNNVVLIEDNGNPMGTRIKTPIPTILRRREGEFSKVLAIAQNLV, encoded by the coding sequence ATGGCTTGCGTTGCCGGACTCTGGGGTCCCTGCACCCATGTCAGCAGAGCCCTCGGCCTGCGAGGTTTCAGCACCACGGGTAGCCTCGGCGCCATTCAGAAGATGACCCGGGTCCGTGTGGTGGACAACAGCGCCCTGGGCAACACCCCCTACCACCGCCCGCCGCGCTGCATCCACGTGTACAACAAGAGCGGCGTGGGCAAGGTGGGCCACCGCATCCTGCTGGCCATCAAGGGCCAGAAGAAGAAGGCGCTCATCGTGGGGCACCGCATGCCCAGCCCCCGCAGGACCCCCAGGTTCGACTCCAACAACGTGGTCCTCATTGAGGACAACGGGAACCCCATGGGGACCCGCATTAAGACGCCCATCCCCACCATCCTCCGCCGCAGGGAGGGTGAGTTCTCCAAGGTGCTCGCCATTGCACAGAACTTGGTGTGA